From one Peredibacter starrii genomic stretch:
- a CDS encoding ArnT family glycosyltransferase, producing the protein MTSEKRYDITVLSLLVLALAVRIAFLMMGRPLEDQIWSDMREYTVKADMMINGEWNAMHFFQSIGYSFVIVFFKKNFENWGKALAYFQGIISFLTVWPIFKTATEAFGKKVGLITLFFVALYLPWIVFINLALPETIFTFLMSLLAWFSYRLVYSENGTTKYAVAWSLSFLLAFWLKGTHVFLMPLFILGLFAIKRWKAVPNIITISAIFMAGVCLHGVLAYNTIGKFQLSSSTGGLNFIEGKCPIKNNRDSVGYSFLSPVYFQMGLFQEKKWGQPFSNSSYFMKQGLKCIQERPLVLLQSLEAIPFLFMGNTSWPMNQMSFSELARLYEQAMAILFITGLALFAVSSFNDPDRLREFVVWGLPVLSIFLCVYVFKSEVRYRIPFDVWFIPISMAGWIKKGPVFTGPRILEEIDVRANCDVRSIQTNIAWNELNVRIKENITSNRDT; encoded by the coding sequence ATGACATCTGAGAAAAGATATGACATCACGGTATTGTCTCTCTTAGTTCTGGCCCTGGCGGTCCGTATTGCTTTTCTTATGATGGGGAGGCCTTTAGAGGATCAGATCTGGTCTGATATGAGAGAGTATACGGTCAAGGCCGACATGATGATAAATGGTGAATGGAATGCCATGCACTTCTTTCAGTCCATTGGTTATTCCTTCGTTATCGTTTTCTTTAAAAAGAATTTTGAGAATTGGGGAAAGGCACTTGCCTATTTTCAGGGGATCATTTCTTTCTTAACTGTCTGGCCAATATTCAAAACTGCCACCGAGGCCTTCGGTAAAAAAGTTGGGTTAATCACACTATTCTTTGTCGCCCTCTATCTTCCGTGGATTGTTTTTATTAATCTCGCTCTGCCTGAGACCATTTTTACTTTTCTCATGTCACTTCTAGCATGGTTTAGTTATCGGCTCGTTTATAGCGAAAATGGCACCACAAAGTATGCAGTAGCTTGGTCACTCTCCTTTCTCCTCGCCTTTTGGCTCAAAGGCACGCACGTCTTCCTCATGCCTTTATTCATCTTGGGTTTGTTCGCCATTAAACGCTGGAAGGCAGTGCCTAATATCATCACAATCAGTGCCATCTTCATGGCGGGCGTTTGTCTTCATGGTGTTCTTGCCTATAACACAATCGGTAAGTTTCAACTCTCCTCCTCCACAGGAGGTCTCAATTTTATTGAAGGAAAATGCCCAATCAAAAATAACCGCGACTCTGTGGGATATTCATTCCTTTCTCCGGTGTATTTTCAAATGGGTCTTTTCCAAGAGAAGAAATGGGGACAACCATTTTCTAATTCTTCTTACTTCATGAAGCAGGGTCTTAAGTGCATACAGGAAAGACCATTGGTTCTCCTTCAATCTTTGGAGGCCATCCCCTTCCTATTTATGGGCAACACGAGCTGGCCCATGAATCAGATGTCGTTTTCAGAACTCGCACGTTTATATGAACAGGCCATGGCGATTCTTTTCATTACGGGTCTGGCGCTTTTTGCAGTTTCTTCTTTCAATGATCCAGACAGACTACGTGAGTTCGTGGTTTGGGGACTTCCCGTTCTTTCTATATTTTTATGTGTGTATGTTTTTAAAAGCGAAGTGAGATATCGGATTCCATTTGATGTTTGGTTCATACCAATATCAATGGCGGGCTGGATAAAAAAAGGCCCCGTTTTCACGGGGCCCAGGATCTTAGAAGAGATTGATGTTCGCGCTAATTGCGATGTTCGTTCTATCCAGACGAATATCGCTTGGAATGAACTGAATGTTCGGATAAAGGAAAATATCACGAGTAACAGAGATACCTAG
- a CDS encoding acyl-CoA thioesterase translates to MHLEERKLAARTRVFKAVFPGETNHYDTLFGGTALQWMDEVAFIAATRFSREKVVTVSSDKVNFKVPIPAGSLVELDAQITKVGNTSIEVSVDVYKEDMYSDKRELALHGSFVLVAIGRKK, encoded by the coding sequence ATGCATCTCGAAGAAAGAAAATTGGCCGCACGCACTCGCGTTTTCAAAGCGGTCTTTCCTGGCGAAACCAATCATTACGACACACTCTTTGGAGGCACGGCCCTGCAATGGATGGATGAAGTCGCGTTTATCGCGGCCACTCGCTTTAGTCGTGAAAAAGTTGTGACGGTGAGTTCTGACAAAGTGAACTTTAAAGTTCCTATTCCGGCCGGAAGCTTGGTGGAGCTGGATGCACAGATCACAAAAGTTGGAAACACCAGCATTGAAGTCAGTGTCGATGTCTATAAAGAAGATATGTATTCAGATAAACGCGAACTAGCGCTCCATGGGAGTTTTGTTTTAGTCGCCATTGGGAGAAAGAAATGA
- a CDS encoding glycosyltransferase family 2 protein has product MFLSVVAPCFNEEEGLKEFYHRVVKAVQETRATFYEIILVDDGSKDRTWEVICSLQRLDSNVRGFKLSRNFGHQSALTAGLLSARGDFIFIIDSDLQDPPELLTPMLDKMYDGFDVVYGQRKHRAGETYFKKTSAHLFYRFLSLLADIEIPKDTGDFRLMNRKVLMAYQSLSESHRFTRGLIAWLGFKQTALPYDRHARFAGTTKYPLMKMINFSLDAVTGFSLKPLRLIILVGVLTSFMALLALAYTLYGWVFSKNIPGWTSLMTVILLLSCVQLICVGVVGEYVGRTFTETKRRPLFFIQESKDATVDTQGDKLETLAMATSFPNIQNELQ; this is encoded by the coding sequence ATGTTTCTATCAGTCGTGGCCCCTTGTTTTAATGAAGAAGAAGGTCTCAAGGAGTTTTATCACCGAGTGGTAAAAGCGGTTCAAGAGACTCGAGCAACATTCTATGAAATCATTCTCGTAGATGATGGTTCAAAAGACCGCACATGGGAAGTCATCTGTTCACTCCAAAGATTAGATTCAAACGTAAGAGGATTCAAACTCTCTCGAAATTTTGGGCATCAATCCGCGCTGACGGCAGGTCTCCTAAGTGCGAGAGGAGATTTCATCTTCATCATCGACTCTGATCTTCAAGATCCACCAGAACTTTTAACACCTATGCTGGATAAAATGTATGATGGCTTTGATGTTGTTTATGGTCAGAGAAAACATAGGGCCGGTGAAACCTATTTCAAGAAGACCTCAGCTCACCTTTTCTATCGCTTTCTTTCACTCTTAGCAGACATTGAGATTCCTAAGGACACTGGCGATTTTCGTCTCATGAATCGTAAGGTCCTGATGGCCTATCAATCTTTAAGTGAATCGCATCGATTTACGAGGGGTCTCATTGCCTGGCTTGGATTCAAGCAAACGGCATTGCCTTACGATCGTCACGCGAGATTTGCAGGAACAACGAAGTATCCATTAATGAAGATGATTAACTTCTCATTGGATGCTGTTACTGGATTCTCTTTAAAGCCTCTTCGTCTCATTATCCTCGTGGGAGTTCTCACATCATTTATGGCCTTACTTGCCCTCGCCTACACTCTATATGGCTGGGTCTTTTCAAAAAACATTCCTGGCTGGACCAGCTTGATGACAGTGATCTTGCTTCTCAGTTGCGTGCAGCTCATTTGCGTGGGAGTTGTAGGTGAATATGTAGGGCGCACATTTACGGAAACAAAAAGAAGACCACTGTTTTTTATTCAAGAAAGTAAGGACGCCACGGTCGATACCCAAGGTGACAAGCTTGAGACACTTGCCATGGCGACCAGCTTCCCCAACATTCAAAATGAGCTCCAATGA
- the gloA gene encoding lactoylglutathione lyase: MKYLHTMIRVNNLDESINFYTKVLGMNLLSKEDYPDGEFTLAFLSYGKTKQDPCIELTYNYGKHSYELGNAFGHIALGTEDIKGACEKVRTMGGKVVREPGPMKHGTTVIAFVEDPNGYKIELIQH, encoded by the coding sequence ATGAAATACCTACACACAATGATTCGAGTCAATAACCTCGATGAATCTATCAATTTTTATACGAAAGTATTGGGCATGAATCTTCTTTCAAAAGAAGACTATCCTGATGGAGAGTTTACTCTGGCCTTTCTGAGCTACGGCAAAACGAAACAAGACCCTTGTATTGAGCTTACTTACAACTATGGTAAACATTCATATGAGCTTGGAAACGCTTTTGGGCACATTGCTCTTGGAACTGAAGATATCAAGGGTGCATGTGAGAAAGTGCGAACAATGGGCGGTAAAGTCGTGAGAGAGCCTGGTCCGATGAAACATGGGACTACTGTGATCGCCTTTGTTGAAGACCCAAATGGCTACAAAATTGAGCTTATCCAACACTAA